In Saccharicrinis fermentans DSM 9555 = JCM 21142, a genomic segment contains:
- the glgP gene encoding alpha-glucan family phosphorylase encodes MSNNYLKPDYVFETSWEVCNKMGGIHTVLSTKALTLVEKFGDHMIFIGPDFLGSGKNREFEADDSLFPEWKEMLKNEGLRVRTGRWKVLGSPITLLVDFSTFIPQKNDILSQFWELYKVDSLSGQWDYIESMLFGFSVGKVIESFYKCHLNINHKVIAHFNEWMTGSGALYLKNGLPQIGTIFTTHATVVGRSLAGNGAHLYDDLLTFNADLLSHDLGVVAKHSVEKKCAVNVDCFTTVSDITAQECAQFMERKVDLITPNGFENNFVPTGEDFDTQRTKAREKLKKVSEALLGYKLADDALFITHSGRYEYRNKGIDIFLDALQHLNEKTDTSREKVVFILIPANNYGARKDLMAKLNDNSTEKLENPFLTHGLNDLGYDPIINKLQDIHLNNDQEDNIKLIFVPAYLNGNDGIFNLSYYDILIGMDLTVFPSYYEPWGYTPLESLAFHIPTITTNLAGFGIWVTQYSSKINEGVAVIERNDHNDKEAALNIAESICEFAEKPETEIKQMRLKAQKISSKVEWHTFIDYYLQSYDVALHAVQNRQDQIGEIKQEKRIHVKAEKSSLPIWKRLFVKSKLPERIQHLRDLSQNLWWTWNYQATELFESIDKEIWISCGKDPIKLLERVNYDYLVELAETTDFVEELDKVYAMFRSYMDRPAQSDPSIAYFSMEYGINDVLKIYSGGLGVLAGDYLKEASDSNVNMTAIGLLYKYGYFRQSLSVNGDQQANFDKQEFSSLPITEVKSKDGTPLILHMSAPGRTVHVRVWRADVGKIPLYLLDTDLDSNSEGDRQITHSLYGGDWENRLKQEILLGMGGIQLLDTLGITTNLFHCNEGHAALINISRLMKYVNAEYSFYEALELVRASSLFTTHTPVPAGHDKFDEDLIRVYFRHIPERLQISWEEFMALGKENPEDEHEKFSMSVLAVKTSQQINGVSWLHGEVSRKMFGGLWKGFFPEEVPIGHVTNGVHFGTWTSSDWQRLYEDKFDPAFKSDLSNKDYWRQIQHVPDEDIWKVRTGLRTKLMDFVKNRMEKNMANSHSDPSHILEVLDSIDNNALTIGFARRFATYKRAHLLFTDEKRLSEIVNNPEKPVQFIFAGKAHPADGGGQALIKHIVEISQKPEFLGKIIFLENYDMELAKRLVSGVDIWLNTPTRPLEASGTSGEKAEMNGVLNFSVLDGWWYEGYREGAGWALSDKRIYDDQNFQDELDAATIYSILENEIIPSFYNKNEYGVSTEWIRYIKNSISEIAPTYTTKRMMDDYMERFYLKMDSKLKQLVADDCMKVHDITNWKRRVKSSWNEVEVVKVEMPDIYARELGIGETYQINMVIDLKALEGIDLSVQAIFADINDDGSARMLNLEQFVLEKTEGSKLYYSLNHKLNIPGVYNFGIRMFPVYKDLSVETDMCCVRWI; translated from the coding sequence ATGAGTAACAACTATTTAAAACCAGACTATGTTTTTGAAACAAGCTGGGAAGTATGCAATAAGATGGGCGGCATACATACCGTACTATCTACCAAAGCATTAACCTTAGTAGAGAAATTCGGTGATCATATGATTTTTATCGGTCCTGATTTTCTAGGCAGTGGAAAAAACAGGGAGTTTGAGGCCGACGACTCTCTGTTTCCTGAATGGAAAGAAATGCTAAAAAACGAAGGCCTGAGAGTCAGAACAGGGAGATGGAAAGTATTGGGAAGCCCCATTACGCTTCTTGTTGACTTTAGCACCTTCATTCCTCAAAAAAATGATATTCTTTCTCAATTTTGGGAACTATACAAAGTAGACTCACTATCGGGACAGTGGGATTATATTGAATCAATGCTATTTGGTTTTTCGGTGGGTAAAGTGATCGAAAGCTTTTATAAATGTCACCTCAATATCAATCATAAGGTAATCGCCCATTTTAATGAATGGATGACAGGAAGTGGTGCTCTTTATCTGAAGAACGGACTACCTCAGATAGGCACTATCTTCACAACCCACGCCACTGTTGTTGGTCGTTCATTGGCGGGTAATGGTGCACATTTATACGACGACCTGCTCACTTTCAATGCAGACCTCCTCTCTCATGACCTAGGTGTTGTGGCCAAACATTCTGTTGAAAAAAAATGTGCGGTAAATGTTGACTGTTTTACAACAGTATCAGACATTACCGCCCAAGAGTGTGCCCAATTCATGGAGCGAAAAGTTGACCTCATTACACCCAATGGTTTCGAAAACAATTTTGTTCCCACTGGAGAAGACTTTGATACCCAACGAACAAAAGCCCGCGAAAAATTAAAAAAAGTATCAGAAGCCTTACTTGGATATAAGCTGGCCGACGATGCACTTTTTATTACACATAGTGGCAGATACGAATACAGAAACAAAGGAATCGACATTTTTCTGGACGCATTACAACACCTGAACGAAAAAACAGATACATCCCGTGAAAAAGTCGTTTTCATTCTTATACCTGCCAACAACTATGGTGCACGTAAAGACCTAATGGCCAAACTCAATGATAACAGCACAGAAAAACTGGAGAATCCTTTTTTAACACATGGGCTTAACGATTTGGGCTACGACCCTATTATCAATAAATTACAAGACATTCATCTGAACAACGATCAGGAAGATAATATCAAGCTGATCTTTGTTCCGGCCTATCTCAATGGCAACGATGGCATTTTTAATCTATCCTATTACGACATCCTCATAGGAATGGATTTAACCGTATTTCCATCCTATTATGAACCTTGGGGCTACACTCCACTTGAAAGCCTCGCTTTTCACATTCCCACCATTACCACAAACCTGGCCGGGTTTGGAATATGGGTTACCCAATATTCCAGCAAAATAAACGAAGGAGTTGCCGTCATTGAACGCAACGATCATAATGACAAGGAGGCTGCCTTAAACATAGCGGAATCCATATGTGAATTTGCAGAAAAACCGGAAACGGAGATAAAGCAAATGCGACTAAAAGCGCAGAAAATCTCTTCTAAAGTAGAATGGCATACTTTCATAGATTACTATTTGCAATCTTACGATGTGGCACTGCATGCTGTTCAAAACCGTCAGGATCAGATAGGAGAAATTAAACAAGAAAAACGTATTCATGTAAAAGCTGAAAAATCATCATTACCCATTTGGAAAAGACTTTTCGTAAAGTCCAAACTACCAGAGAGAATTCAGCATCTACGTGACCTGTCTCAAAATCTATGGTGGACATGGAATTATCAGGCGACTGAATTATTTGAATCAATCGATAAGGAAATATGGATCAGCTGCGGTAAAGATCCCATCAAATTACTGGAACGTGTTAATTATGATTATTTGGTTGAGTTGGCTGAGACCACTGATTTTGTAGAAGAACTGGATAAAGTATACGCCATGTTCCGCAGCTATATGGATCGACCAGCACAAAGTGATCCATCCATTGCCTATTTTAGTATGGAGTATGGAATCAACGATGTTCTGAAAATATATTCGGGAGGTTTAGGTGTACTGGCCGGTGACTACCTTAAAGAAGCCAGCGATTCCAATGTGAATATGACTGCCATAGGTCTCCTGTATAAATATGGCTATTTTCGACAATCCCTAAGTGTTAATGGCGATCAACAAGCCAACTTCGACAAACAGGAATTTTCCAGTCTGCCTATCACCGAAGTCAAAAGCAAAGATGGTACTCCTTTAATATTGCATATGTCTGCGCCGGGACGAACTGTTCATGTGCGTGTTTGGCGGGCCGACGTGGGTAAAATACCATTATATCTGCTGGATACAGATCTAGATTCAAACAGCGAAGGCGATCGGCAGATTACCCACAGCCTGTATGGCGGCGATTGGGAGAACAGATTAAAACAAGAAATATTGCTGGGCATGGGTGGCATTCAGCTTCTGGATACTTTAGGTATAACAACCAACCTGTTTCATTGTAACGAAGGACATGCAGCCCTGATCAATATTTCACGATTAATGAAATATGTCAACGCGGAGTATTCCTTCTATGAAGCACTAGAGTTAGTCAGAGCCTCTTCATTATTCACAACACATACTCCTGTTCCTGCCGGTCATGATAAATTTGATGAAGATTTAATCCGCGTATATTTCCGTCATATCCCAGAAAGACTTCAGATTTCATGGGAAGAGTTTATGGCTCTAGGAAAAGAAAATCCGGAAGATGAGCATGAGAAATTCTCCATGAGCGTGTTGGCCGTAAAAACATCACAACAAATCAATGGAGTAAGCTGGCTGCATGGCGAGGTGTCCAGAAAAATGTTTGGAGGTCTATGGAAAGGGTTCTTTCCTGAAGAGGTACCCATTGGCCACGTAACCAATGGTGTCCACTTTGGCACCTGGACATCCAGTGATTGGCAAAGACTGTATGAAGATAAGTTCGACCCTGCCTTTAAATCTGACCTATCCAATAAAGACTACTGGCGCCAGATACAGCATGTACCCGACGAAGATATTTGGAAAGTGAGAACCGGCCTTCGTACCAAACTGATGGACTTTGTTAAAAACAGGATGGAAAAAAACATGGCAAACAGCCATTCCGACCCCTCCCATATACTGGAGGTACTGGATTCCATTGACAACAACGCCTTAACCATTGGCTTTGCCCGCCGCTTTGCCACCTACAAAAGAGCACACCTTTTATTTACCGATGAAAAACGTTTATCAGAGATTGTCAACAACCCGGAAAAACCGGTACAGTTTATCTTTGCTGGCAAGGCACACCCCGCTGACGGAGGTGGCCAAGCACTGATCAAACATATTGTGGAGATATCTCAAAAACCAGAGTTCCTGGGTAAGATTATTTTCCTTGAAAATTACGATATGGAATTGGCCAAAAGATTGGTGAGTGGAGTAGATATCTGGCTGAATACCCCTACCCGACCACTTGAAGCTTCGGGCACCAGTGGGGAAAAAGCCGAGATGAACGGAGTGCTTAACTTTAGCGTATTGGACGGATGGTGGTACGAAGGTTACCGAGAAGGTGCCGGATGGGCCCTGTCTGACAAACGAATCTATGACGACCAAAACTTTCAGGATGAGTTGGATGCTGCCACCATTTACAGCATACTTGAGAATGAAATTATTCCTTCTTTTTATAATAAGAACGAATATGGCGTCTCCACCGAATGGATTCGATACATAAAAAATTCCATCTCAGAAATTGCGCCAACATATACTACCAAACGTATGATGGATGATTACATGGAGCGTTTCTATTTAAAAATGGACAGTAAGCTGAAACAACTGGTAGCAGATGACTGTATGAAGGTGCATGACATTACCAACTGGAAACGTAGAGTTAAATCCAGCTGGAACGAAGTTGAAGTGGTAAAGGTTGAAATGCCTGATATATATGCACGCGAATTGGGTATTGGCGAGACTTATCAAATTAACATGGTCATTGATTTAAAAGCACTGGAAGGCATCGATTTGTCGGTGCAGGCCATCTTTGCAGACATCAACGATGATGGTAGTGCCAGAATGCTAAACCTGGAGCAATTTGTACTGGAAAAAACAGAAGGCTCAAAACTGTACTACTCTCTGAATCACAAACTGAATATACCTGGGGTATACAATTTTGGCATTCGTATGTTTCCTGTCTATAAAGATTTGTCCGTTGAAACGGATATGTGCTGTGTAAGATGGATTTAA
- a CDS encoding isoamylase early set domain-containing protein, producing MMSIKKQFLKSKPECKVTFKFEKRADLSPTSVKVVGNFNDWNQQTDPMKQLKSGDHTQTIYLPSGSQIQFRYLVNDSIWLNDQDADSFIDAGMGNADKNSVLQL from the coding sequence ATGATGAGTATTAAAAAACAGTTTCTAAAAAGCAAGCCTGAATGCAAGGTAACCTTTAAGTTCGAGAAAAGAGCAGACCTAAGCCCTACAAGCGTTAAAGTTGTGGGTAATTTTAACGATTGGAACCAGCAAACCGACCCCATGAAGCAATTGAAATCGGGCGATCATACACAAACCATTTATCTGCCTAGCGGTTCACAAATACAATTTCGTTATCTGGTGAATGACAGTATATGGTTAAACGACCAAGACGCAGATAGCTTTATAGATGCAGGCATGGGCAATGCTGACAAAAACAGTGTGTTGCAATTATAA
- a CDS encoding glycoside hydrolase family 57 protein has product MKTICLYFQVHQPFRFRRYRFFDIGNDHYYYDDYSNESILKKVCEKSYLPTNEILLKLIHENKGKFKVAFSLSGVAMKQFQLYAPEVIESFQKLAATGQVEFLAETYCHSLVALKDKKEFARQVKMHDDVIKELFNQQPSVFRNTELIYSDEMGSMVSKMGYKAMLTEGAKHVLGWKSPNYLYCNSINPKLKVLLKNFVLSDDIAFRFGNRDWSEWPLTPQKYTQWLKNIEPNAEVINLFMDYETFGEHQWKETGIFDFLEGLPKELLKEPGFSFSTPSEVADHLQPVSSISVPYPISWADEERDLTAWLGNEMQQEAFDKLYALLPKMEKCDDPTLNDDWIYLQTSDHFYYMCTKYFSDGAVHAYFNPYESPYQAFINYMNILSDFSLRLNAAVPENSEEESISHLTHILKEKEEMIAKLEARVNKLRTKKKKKQ; this is encoded by the coding sequence ATGAAAACCATCTGTTTATATTTTCAGGTTCACCAGCCATTTCGTTTTCGTCGTTATCGTTTCTTTGACATTGGTAACGACCATTATTATTACGATGACTATTCAAACGAAAGCATTCTTAAAAAGGTATGCGAAAAAAGCTATTTACCAACCAACGAGATACTACTCAAATTGATTCATGAAAATAAGGGTAAATTTAAAGTAGCCTTTTCTTTGTCAGGGGTGGCTATGAAACAATTTCAACTCTACGCTCCCGAAGTCATTGAAAGTTTTCAGAAACTAGCTGCCACCGGTCAGGTAGAATTCCTGGCAGAGACCTATTGTCACTCACTGGTGGCTTTAAAAGATAAGAAAGAGTTTGCGCGTCAGGTTAAGATGCACGACGATGTCATCAAAGAATTATTTAACCAACAACCCAGTGTATTCAGAAACACCGAGCTAATTTACTCCGATGAAATGGGAAGTATGGTGAGCAAGATGGGCTATAAAGCAATGCTCACCGAAGGAGCCAAGCATGTGTTAGGATGGAAAAGTCCCAACTATCTATATTGCAACAGCATTAACCCCAAACTAAAAGTATTACTTAAAAACTTCGTACTCAGCGACGACATTGCCTTCCGTTTTGGAAACAGAGACTGGAGTGAATGGCCACTTACGCCCCAAAAATATACCCAATGGTTAAAAAACATTGAACCCAATGCCGAAGTAATTAATTTATTCATGGACTACGAAACATTTGGTGAGCATCAATGGAAAGAAACGGGTATTTTTGATTTTCTGGAAGGCTTACCCAAGGAGTTGCTTAAGGAACCCGGCTTCTCCTTTTCTACCCCTTCGGAGGTGGCTGACCACCTACAACCCGTATCGAGCATTAGCGTTCCTTACCCTATTTCGTGGGCTGATGAAGAACGCGACCTGACAGCTTGGCTTGGCAACGAGATGCAACAAGAAGCCTTTGACAAACTATATGCCTTGCTTCCTAAGATGGAAAAATGTGATGATCCAACCTTAAATGACGATTGGATCTATCTACAAACAAGCGACCACTTTTATTATATGTGCACCAAATATTTTTCCGACGGAGCAGTACATGCCTATTTCAACCCCTATGAATCCCCTTATCAGGCATTTATCAACTATATGAATATATTAAGTGATTTTAGCTTACGCCTGAATGCAGCTGTTCCTGAAAATTCAGAGGAAGAATCCATTTCACACCTAACGCATATTCTAAAAGAGAAAGAAGAAATGATTGCTAAACTGGAGGCACGGGTAAATAAACTAAGAACCAAAAAGAAAAAAAAACAATAG
- a CDS encoding glycosyltransferase family 4 protein has translation MRVLMFGWEFPPHITGGLGTACYGLTRGLSHIDDVDVLFVVPKAYGDEDQSAIKLMGANNISIRQRKIDLKKFKKEMDYIEVDTHIIPYVDPEEYWKLTKVKVEGEKKIVQTNEEGKIDFSGKYGADLLQEITNYALVSSVIAQDNDFDVIHAHDWLAYPAGIAAKEASGKPLVVHVHATDFDRSGGSVNPTVYEIEKRGLDTADRIITVSNLTRAIVIEKYGINPDKVVTVYNAVEPKQMESEIPFRKNKNEKIVTFLGRITMQKGPEYFIEAAYRVLQKMDNVRFVMAGSGDMMEKMIRRAAALKISDKFHFTGFLKGDDVFSMLRMSDLYVMPSVSEPFGISPLEAMQSNVPVLISYQSGVAEILNHAIKTNFWDIDAMADAIYGVLKYPSLSKMFIQHGKSEVESLKWEDSALKVKEVYNAVTHSDNN, from the coding sequence ATGAGGGTATTAATGTTTGGCTGGGAATTTCCGCCTCATATTACAGGTGGACTCGGCACAGCTTGCTACGGACTAACAAGAGGTTTATCACATATAGATGATGTAGATGTTTTATTTGTGGTACCTAAGGCCTATGGTGACGAAGACCAAAGTGCCATCAAGTTAATGGGGGCCAATAACATATCAATTCGTCAGCGAAAAATCGACTTGAAAAAATTTAAAAAAGAAATGGATTATATAGAGGTAGATACCCACATCATCCCCTATGTAGATCCTGAAGAATATTGGAAACTAACCAAGGTAAAAGTTGAGGGCGAAAAAAAGATTGTTCAAACCAACGAAGAAGGTAAAATTGACTTCTCAGGAAAGTACGGGGCAGACCTCCTGCAAGAGATTACTAACTACGCATTGGTTTCCAGCGTAATAGCTCAAGATAACGACTTCGACGTAATTCACGCCCACGACTGGTTGGCATATCCTGCTGGGATAGCAGCTAAAGAAGCATCCGGAAAACCCCTTGTTGTGCATGTTCATGCTACCGACTTTGACCGCAGTGGAGGAAGCGTTAACCCTACGGTTTATGAAATTGAGAAAAGAGGATTAGACACTGCCGACCGTATTATTACGGTTAGCAACCTCACCCGAGCCATCGTCATCGAAAAATACGGTATCAACCCCGATAAGGTAGTTACCGTTTACAATGCTGTTGAGCCCAAGCAAATGGAATCGGAGATACCATTTAGAAAAAACAAAAACGAAAAGATAGTTACATTTCTAGGGCGGATCACCATGCAAAAAGGACCTGAATATTTCATCGAGGCAGCGTATCGCGTATTACAAAAGATGGACAATGTGCGCTTTGTGATGGCAGGCAGTGGCGACATGATGGAAAAAATGATACGTCGTGCCGCAGCCCTTAAAATCAGCGACAAATTTCATTTTACAGGCTTCCTAAAAGGTGACGATGTATTTTCTATGCTTCGTATGAGCGACTTGTATGTCATGCCGTCGGTATCCGAACCATTTGGCATCTCGCCACTGGAGGCCATGCAAAGCAATGTACCCGTACTTATCTCTTATCAGTCTGGAGTAGCTGAAATATTAAACCATGCCATAAAAACCAATTTCTGGGACATTGATGCTATGGCCGATGCTATATACGGTGTATTGAAATACCCCTCTTTGTCCAAAATGTTTATCCAACATGGAAAAAGCGAAGTAGAATCTTTAAAGTGGGAAGATTCCGCCCTTAAAGTAAAAGAAGTATATAACGCTGTAACACATTCAGACAATAACTAA
- a CDS encoding amylo-alpha-1,6-glucosidase, which translates to MSYLAFEKSKLINLEQSLFKEILRTNRAGSYSSSSIVGCHTRKYHGLLVCPIPAFDMTRHVLVSSIDASIVQHEKEFNLGIRKYHASHYEPKGHKYIRELDFDIIPRKLYRVGGVILSVEEVLVAKEEQVLVRYTLLEGHSKTTLKLKPFLANRSVHELTCQNLHANTKYQKIQNGISIQMYPTLPRLSIQLSKENEFVAVPDWFRGIEYFKEEKRGYDFKEDLYVPGYFEVEIKTGESVIVSASTKEQKSGGFKAKFNKEVKSRIPRDGMYNNLLNAASQFFVHKGKATTMVAGYHWYKKRLRDTLISAPLLTEALDDAALFNKVLASAAKEIKDILHEKTSSTIKEVDTPLWFFWTLQQCWGTSCLKDCWKQYKDVLISIIEAYKSNRYSNVGMHSNGLLYAHDEQQPLTWMNGVCDGKPVTPRNGMCVEVNALWYNALCLTIELANTSNDHHLVAELEPLAQQIKESFIATFWYDEEKYLYDYVDGKTKDMSIRPNQVFTTAFEYSPLSNEQKKHVIDITKSQLITPKGLRTLSPQDPKYKGITDGFANIRELGIHQGAVWPWLASFYAEGYLKLHKEGGVSHIKRLADNFEDEMVNHCVGTLSEYYDGNPPHMGKGAISMAWNVAGVLKILKLIEKYS; encoded by the coding sequence ATGTCCTATTTAGCATTTGAAAAGTCCAAATTAATCAACCTCGAGCAATCTCTTTTCAAAGAGATTCTCCGAACCAACCGCGCTGGTTCATATTCCAGTTCAAGTATTGTGGGTTGCCATACCCGAAAATACCACGGACTGTTAGTATGTCCCATTCCTGCATTTGACATGACCCGTCATGTACTTGTGAGTTCCATTGACGCAAGCATCGTTCAACACGAAAAAGAATTTAACCTAGGCATTAGAAAATACCACGCCAGTCATTATGAACCTAAAGGACATAAATACATCCGTGAGCTCGACTTTGACATTATCCCCCGCAAGTTATATCGGGTGGGAGGAGTGATCCTCTCGGTAGAAGAAGTTCTTGTGGCTAAAGAAGAACAAGTACTGGTTAGATATACATTATTAGAAGGTCATTCAAAAACGACACTCAAGCTAAAACCTTTTTTAGCCAATCGGAGCGTACATGAACTCACCTGCCAGAACCTGCATGCCAACACCAAGTACCAAAAAATTCAAAATGGCATCAGCATACAGATGTACCCCACACTTCCACGATTATCGATTCAATTATCAAAAGAAAACGAATTTGTGGCTGTTCCGGATTGGTTCAGAGGCATCGAGTATTTTAAAGAAGAAAAGCGTGGATACGATTTCAAAGAAGATCTTTATGTGCCTGGTTATTTTGAAGTAGAAATTAAAACTGGCGAAAGTGTTATTGTATCAGCCTCTACCAAAGAACAAAAATCCGGAGGATTCAAGGCTAAATTCAACAAAGAAGTTAAAAGCCGCATACCCCGTGATGGCATGTACAATAATCTTTTGAACGCCGCATCTCAATTTTTCGTACACAAAGGAAAAGCAACAACCATGGTAGCCGGGTACCACTGGTATAAAAAACGCCTACGCGACACATTGATCTCAGCCCCTCTACTAACAGAGGCTTTAGATGACGCAGCATTATTTAATAAAGTACTGGCCTCGGCCGCTAAAGAAATCAAAGACATCCTTCATGAAAAGACGTCTTCCACTATCAAAGAGGTCGATACACCCTTGTGGTTTTTTTGGACGCTTCAGCAATGCTGGGGCACATCTTGTCTCAAAGACTGTTGGAAACAATATAAAGATGTGCTGATATCCATTATCGAAGCATACAAAAGCAACAGGTATAGCAATGTGGGTATGCATTCCAATGGCCTTCTCTATGCGCATGACGAGCAGCAACCTCTAACCTGGATGAATGGAGTTTGTGATGGAAAACCAGTCACCCCCCGCAACGGCATGTGCGTAGAAGTGAATGCCCTATGGTATAATGCCTTATGTCTCACAATAGAACTTGCCAACACAAGCAACGACCATCACTTAGTTGCCGAGTTGGAACCTCTGGCCCAACAAATAAAAGAATCTTTTATCGCCACTTTTTGGTACGATGAAGAGAAGTACTTATATGATTATGTGGATGGTAAGACCAAAGACATGTCAATCAGACCCAACCAGGTATTTACAACAGCCTTTGAATATTCACCCTTGAGCAACGAACAAAAAAAGCATGTGATTGATATAACAAAAAGTCAATTGATCACACCCAAGGGCTTAAGAACGCTGTCGCCTCAGGATCCTAAATACAAAGGAATAACCGATGGCTTCGCCAATATACGCGAATTAGGTATTCATCAGGGTGCTGTATGGCCTTGGCTGGCTTCTTTCTATGCCGAAGGGTATTTGAAACTTCATAAAGAAGGAGGAGTTAGTCATATCAAAAGGCTAGCAGACAATTTTGAAGATGAAATGGTAAACCACTGTGTGGGTACCTTATCTGAATATTACGACGGCAACCCGCCACACATGGGCAAAGGAGCCATTAGCATGGCTTGGAATGTGGCCGGTGTTCTTAAAATTCTTAAACTAATTGAAAAATACAGCTAA
- a CDS encoding GSCFA domain-containing protein, translating into MSNFRTEINVDESIHKIEYDTQVTFLGSCFADNMGHKFKECRLPALTNPFGVIYNPLSVAKVLKSIIHNISYTQEDLHYHNEVWLSFDHHGSFSKNKKEETLQLINDQCRISHHILKESDFLFITFGTAWVYQLKENDQIVANCHKYPSGHFHRYMLDIEKIIATYQQVLTELLAFNPHLKIVFTVSPVRHWKDGAHGNQISKATLLLAINKLCGQFNNCHYFPAYELLIDDLRDYRFYAEDMLHPNSTAIEYIWDKFEKSFFSIRTLEYRNEMRKLEKAVKHRAFNPATEQHQRFLKNQIEKIERLKKKYPNTNFEKDLVQLRANII; encoded by the coding sequence ATGAGCAACTTCAGGACTGAAATAAATGTGGATGAATCTATTCATAAAATTGAGTACGATACGCAAGTCACATTTCTAGGCTCTTGCTTTGCGGATAATATGGGCCACAAATTCAAAGAATGCAGACTGCCGGCATTAACCAACCCCTTTGGTGTCATCTACAACCCCTTGAGTGTAGCCAAGGTCTTAAAATCGATTATCCACAACATAAGCTACACCCAGGAAGATTTACATTACCATAACGAGGTTTGGCTGAGTTTTGACCACCATGGATCATTTTCTAAAAACAAAAAAGAAGAAACCCTGCAGTTGATCAATGACCAATGTAGAATATCTCATCATATTTTAAAGGAAAGTGATTTTTTATTTATCACCTTCGGTACTGCCTGGGTTTACCAACTAAAAGAAAATGACCAGATCGTTGCCAATTGTCATAAATACCCTAGCGGACACTTTCACCGCTACATGCTTGATATTGAAAAAATAATAGCTACCTACCAACAAGTGCTCACTGAACTCTTAGCCTTTAACCCCCATTTAAAAATAGTATTCACTGTTAGTCCTGTGCGCCATTGGAAAGACGGAGCCCATGGAAACCAGATCAGCAAGGCAACACTATTACTGGCCATCAATAAGCTTTGCGGGCAATTCAATAACTGTCACTACTTCCCTGCTTACGAGCTGCTCATTGACGATTTAAGAGACTATCGTTTTTATGCAGAAGACATGTTGCATCCCAATAGCACTGCTATTGAATATATTTGGGATAAATTCGAAAAAAGCTTTTTTTCCATTCGTACCTTGGAATATAGGAATGAGATGCGTAAATTAGAAAAGGCAGTTAAGCATAGAGCTTTTAACCCCGCCACGGAGCAACACCAGCGCTTTCTAAAAAATCAAATTGAAAAAATTGAAAGGTTGAAAAAAAAATATCCGAACACGAATTTCGAAAAGGATTTGGTTCAACTCCGAGCAAACATTATATAA
- a CDS encoding alpha/beta fold hydrolase produces the protein MHDNTLTSFTTTSKDGTQLHGHYQMPHTAPVAVIYFIHGLGGHSGRFQQPASLLAKNSIASIGIDLRGNGRSEGKRGYTESLDKYVEDIDACIKYSQHLFPTHLPKLMMGNSMGGAIALYYSMKHKAIFSGVILTAPWIRLTTPISRVKLAFMAILNKIAPTITFSSKVRPPQKPDEDQQKQAVENDTLIHKQITPRLLMIMHHLGNLLLKKADCYLPTLVLHSKNDPITAYESSLELCNKHKLSCKLVSLEDPSHEVPFEENNAVFKEVQRHINKIRMAHEQLQD, from the coding sequence ATGCACGACAATACACTCACAAGTTTCACTACCACATCAAAAGATGGAACTCAATTACATGGTCATTATCAAATGCCACACACAGCCCCTGTAGCTGTTATATATTTTATCCACGGTCTGGGAGGACATTCCGGACGATTTCAGCAGCCCGCATCCCTGTTAGCAAAAAACAGCATCGCTTCCATAGGCATTGACTTAAGAGGTAACGGACGCTCCGAAGGCAAGAGAGGCTACACCGAAAGTCTTGATAAATATGTTGAAGACATAGACGCCTGTATCAAATACAGTCAACATCTTTTTCCTACTCATTTGCCCAAGTTAATGATGGGTAACAGCATGGGAGGTGCCATCGCATTGTATTACAGCATGAAGCACAAAGCTATTTTTTCAGGTGTTATCTTAACTGCACCATGGATTAGATTAACCACTCCCATATCCAGGGTCAAATTAGCATTCATGGCCATCCTCAATAAAATAGCCCCTACAATTACTTTCTCATCAAAAGTAAGGCCTCCTCAAAAGCCAGACGAAGACCAACAAAAACAAGCGGTGGAAAACGATACGCTCATTCATAAGCAAATTACACCCCGCTTGCTAATGATCATGCATCACTTAGGAAACCTATTATTAAAAAAAGCCGATTGTTACCTTCCTACCTTGGTTCTACACAGTAAAAATGATCCGATAACGGCCTATGAAAGCAGTTTGGAATTGTGCAATAAACACAAACTTTCCTGCAAACTGGTGAGCTTAGAAGACCCTTCGCACGAAGTTCCCTTTGAAGAAAACAATGCGGTATTTAAAGAAGTACAAAGACATATCAATAAAATACGAATGGCTCATGAGCAACTTCAGGACTGA